In Bradyrhizobium guangxiense, the following are encoded in one genomic region:
- a CDS encoding glutamate-5-semialdehyde dehydrogenase translates to MAAPLKAVDGNADRTGDLQALMSDLGTRARAAARVLALAPPEQKNRALEAMERAIRSNTAAILAANAEDVAEARASGNATSSFIDRLTLTPARVEAMAEGIGIVRGIADPIGIVTESWQRPNGMTIERVRVPLGVVGVIFESRPNVAADAGVLCLKSGNAVILRGGSDSFRSCRAIHDCLVQGLREAGLPEAAITLVPTRDRAAVGMMLSGLNGTVDVIVPRGGKSLVARVEQEARVPVFAHLEGVNHVYVDASADLAMAKSIVLNAKMRRTGVCGAAETLLIDRAAAGNNLKPLVEMLIEAGCEVRGDDAVQKADARVKPANEDDWDTEYLDAIIAAKVVDGVDGAIAHIHNHGSHHTDAIVSADEAAAKKFLSEVDSAIVLHNASTQFADGGEFGFGAEIGIATGRFHARGPVGAEQLTSFKYRVHGTGQTRP, encoded by the coding sequence ATGGCCGCCCCCCTCAAAGCCGTCGACGGCAATGCCGATCGGACCGGCGATCTCCAGGCGCTGATGTCCGATCTCGGAACCCGTGCGCGCGCTGCCGCGCGCGTGCTGGCGCTGGCGCCGCCGGAGCAGAAGAACCGGGCGCTCGAGGCCATGGAGCGGGCGATCCGCAGCAACACTGCGGCGATCCTCGCCGCCAATGCCGAGGACGTCGCGGAGGCCCGCGCCTCCGGCAATGCCACCTCCTCCTTCATCGACCGCCTGACGCTGACGCCAGCGCGCGTCGAGGCTATGGCCGAGGGCATCGGCATCGTGCGCGGCATTGCCGATCCCATCGGTATCGTCACCGAGAGCTGGCAGCGGCCGAACGGCATGACCATCGAGCGTGTGCGCGTGCCGCTCGGCGTCGTCGGCGTGATTTTTGAGAGCCGGCCCAATGTTGCTGCCGATGCCGGTGTGCTGTGCCTGAAATCAGGTAATGCCGTGATCCTGCGCGGCGGCTCCGACAGTTTCCGCTCCTGCCGCGCGATCCATGACTGCCTGGTGCAGGGCCTGCGCGAGGCCGGCCTGCCCGAAGCCGCGATCACGCTGGTGCCGACGCGCGACCGCGCCGCGGTCGGCATGATGCTGTCGGGCCTCAACGGCACCGTCGACGTGATCGTGCCGCGCGGAGGCAAGAGCCTCGTCGCGCGCGTCGAGCAGGAGGCGCGCGTGCCGGTGTTCGCACATCTCGAAGGCGTCAATCACGTCTATGTCGATGCCAGCGCCGACCTTGCCATGGCGAAGTCGATCGTGCTCAACGCGAAAATGCGCCGCACCGGCGTCTGCGGCGCGGCCGAGACGCTGCTGATCGATCGCGCCGCCGCCGGCAACAACCTGAAGCCGCTGGTCGAGATGCTGATCGAGGCCGGCTGCGAAGTGCGCGGCGACGATGCGGTACAGAAAGCAGACGCGCGCGTAAAACCTGCCAACGAAGACGATTGGGACACCGAATATCTCGACGCGATCATCGCCGCAAAAGTGGTGGATGGCGTCGACGGCGCCATCGCGCATATCCACAACCACGGCTCGCACCACACCGATGCGATCGTGAGCGCAGATGAAGCTGCGGCGAAGAAATTCCTCAGCGAGGTCGATTCCGCAATCGTGCTGCACAACGCCTCGACGCAGTTCGCCGATGGCGGCGAGTTCGGCTTCGGCGCCGAGATCGGCATTGCCACCGGCCGATTCCACGCCCGCGGTCCGGTCGGCGCCGAGCAATTGACGAGCTTCAAATATCGCGTCCACGGCACCGGCCAGACGCGGCCGTAA
- the proB gene encoding glutamate 5-kinase: MASPELSQFRRIVVKVGSALLVDSDKGEVRASWLAALADDMAKLHKEGRDVLVVSSGSIALGRSRLKLPRGPLKLEESQAAAAVGQIALARIWSEVLGAHGIGAGQILVTLQDTEERRRYLNARSTIGKLLEWRAIPVINENDTVATNEIRYGDNDRLAARVATMASADLLVLLSDIDGLYDAPPKNNPGAKLIPVVESISSEIEAVAGDAESELSRGGMRTKVEAAKIATTGGTHMLIASGKIEHPLQAIADGGRCTWFLTPANPITSRKRWIAGTLEPKGTLTIDAGAVTALRAGASLLPAGVIKVEGQFARGDAVIVRGPDTSEIGRGLIAYDADEAERIRGRSTPDVMAILGISGRSEMIHRDDLVVGG, from the coding sequence ATGGCCAGCCCCGAACTCAGTCAATTCCGCCGCATCGTCGTCAAAGTCGGCTCCGCGCTGCTGGTCGATTCCGACAAGGGCGAGGTGCGGGCGTCCTGGCTCGCCGCGCTCGCCGACGACATGGCCAAGCTGCACAAGGAAGGACGCGACGTTCTCGTGGTGTCCTCGGGCTCGATCGCGCTCGGCCGCAGCCGCCTCAAGCTGCCGCGCGGCCCGCTGAAGCTGGAAGAGAGCCAGGCCGCCGCCGCCGTCGGCCAGATCGCGCTGGCGCGGATCTGGTCCGAGGTGCTCGGGGCGCACGGCATCGGCGCCGGCCAGATCCTGGTGACGCTGCAGGACACCGAGGAGCGCCGCCGCTATCTCAACGCGCGCTCGACCATCGGCAAGCTGCTGGAATGGCGCGCCATCCCCGTGATCAACGAGAACGACACCGTGGCGACCAACGAGATCCGCTACGGCGACAACGACCGCCTCGCCGCGCGCGTCGCCACCATGGCGAGCGCCGACTTGCTCGTGCTGCTGTCCGACATCGATGGCCTCTACGACGCTCCGCCGAAGAACAACCCGGGCGCCAAGCTCATTCCGGTGGTCGAAAGCATCTCCTCGGAGATCGAGGCGGTGGCAGGCGACGCCGAGTCCGAGCTGTCGCGCGGCGGCATGCGCACCAAGGTCGAGGCTGCCAAGATCGCGACGACGGGCGGCACGCATATGCTGATCGCCTCCGGCAAGATCGAGCATCCCCTACAGGCGATCGCCGATGGCGGCCGCTGCACCTGGTTCCTGACACCGGCCAATCCCATCACATCGCGAAAGCGCTGGATCGCGGGCACGCTCGAGCCGAAGGGCACGCTGACGATCGATGCCGGGGCGGTGACGGCGCTACGCGCTGGCGCCAGCCTGCTGCCGGCCGGCGTGATCAAGGTCGAGGGCCAGTTCGCCCGCGGCGATGCCGTGATCGTGCGCGGCCCCGACACCAGCGAGATCGGCCGCGGCCTGATCGCCTACGATGCCGACGAGGCCGAGCGGATCAGGGGCCGCTCTACCCCCGACGTGATGGCGATCCTCGGCATCAGCGGGCGATCTGAGATGATCCACCGCGACGATCTGGTGGTCGGCGGGTAA